The Astyanax mexicanus isolate ESR-SI-001 chromosome 6, AstMex3_surface, whole genome shotgun sequence region CTTTATgatcaattacaaaaaataacacaGAGAGAAACTAATCTTACCAGATACTcaacaaaaaattactttaaaccaCCAAGAGCTAAAACCAATTACAtgtgtaaaacagtaatttaCAGAGCCATTAAAGAGTGGAACTGCTTACCTGATTCACTACTGAACGCTAATAGCAAAACAAGGTTCAAAAAACGaattaaaaaacattatctaaaagACATGGACGATATATGAATGTGGCAGAGAGGAGTAATTTTGATAATGCACGACTACGCCACCCAGAGGTGATTTCACCTCTAGGAAAAGAGGGCTGGCACTTAAGGCCTAAGAGAGAATAAGACACCCAGGTTCGACACACTCGGAGGCCAGAGACGGGGTACCATCAGTTAAGGAAAATTTATtgacaattattttaaaacatatttccacacacacacagggcagacCAGAAACTCCCCTCTTGGACAACAGTATAAAAACTAGAAATAGTagaatttactttactaaaaacaAATTTAGGGAGGAACTGGGCTGAGGGCTTACCACGGCAGAAGAAAGTACAGGAAGAGGAAATAGTCAACACTACAAACCACACATTTCAACACCCAGCGTGCTCTACACTACAGGAAAGGTGAACAGCATTCCACATCCCCGAACCCGCCGCTTTGGCCCACAGCTCCGGTCCAACTAagagacacaaagaaaaaaaacaattataaaaagcTACCAGCGGTGAAGGGAGAGAGACCAATTACAATTGCTCGAAATGTACTTATCTTTTTATGGGCCCTGGTCTCTTACAACCTCACCTTATACCACTCCAACActaaaaagacaaacacacagcCAAGAAGGGAATTCCACAACCactgttcttgtttttgttaattcaaaaaaacacagaaacaaacttaAACTTTGTTAAAGTAAATGGACAAATGAAAGTTCAATctggcaaaataaattaaatcagaagcaaactcagcaaaaaaattaaataaacaaaggtTAGGTCAAAAAGCAACTCCACACAATAAATCAGAAATAGACCAAAAAGAAATCAAAAGCAAACCCAAATTAGTAAATCATGAATAAACCCGAAATTAAGTCAAAGCAAATCCCAAATTAATAAGCCAGAATAAACCTCAAAGGTCCAAAACAGCAAAtcagaaataaagcaaaaatattaatttaatccaataaaaaaaactccacaaaataaatcagaaataaatCAAAAAGAAATCAATCAAAAGCAAACCCAAATTAATAAATCAGGAATAAACCTGAAATTAAGTCAAAGCAAATCCCAAATTAATAAGCCAGAATAAACCTCAAAGGtccaaaccagcaaatcaaaaataaagcagaaatataattttaatccaataaagaaaaaaaatacataagaatAAACTCCAGCAAATCTTAactcaaaataaagacaaaagaaaatcaatacaacaaaatatcaaaataactaAAGGCAAATCAAAGCtgatttaacaaatgaaatgaagaaaagcaagacaaaaactcAAAATAACTAGGAGCAAATGAAAATTaatgaaacaaaactaaataaactcaGGCAAAACAGCAGCACTGTGGGGAGGCTGGAATCAGTCAGCACAATCTGGACACTAAAACCAGTATAGAGCATCAGTTTCTCCCAGCAGCTATAGCAGACAATGACCACAGCACACAGCAGCAGGTAATGGCTAGGGcaaacagcagctccagcagaacaATGGCTACAGCAAAGCAGCACAGTCACCATCACTAACCCCCAACCCAAGAAATAAAAGTTAGCTAAACGCCATATACACAGCCAAAACATACACAAAGAGGAGCAGGCATACCTTAGTGAAAGTGAAACTGCACTGACACAGTCAGAGACACACAGCCGCGCTGGACTGGCAATAACACCACGAGCCCGCAACTACAAGCGAATAAAGAGAGTTAATAATTAAGCCAAACTGTCATATTATGCCATAATACTGTAACCAGATACCTGAAACTCTTGAGAAGTAACCCAAACAATCGCGCTAAACTCCACGCTGAACGCTGCCGGCACGGAAGTCAGAGCCCGGAGCAATGAGGAGGGGGAACAGGAAGTGCACCATGAATAGTCATCCCCTACCCATATATAGAGTACAAAGGGGCCGCCCAGTAATTTAAAGCAGCCACACAGCTTCACCAGCAGTATAGGTGGGGTAACAAACCCAACCTGCTACAATCTACCCCCCCATTTTGCATCGTCGCCCCGACGATGAACCAAACTAAGGGGGCCAACACCAAGGCCTAAAAAGAGCCGACTGCGTATTGACTAACCCTGATGGTTCATCTACCCCGTTATCTACACTACCAGCGGAACGCGGAAGGCGGTGAATATTAGAATGCTGGCCAGCTGTAGCACGTGCCGTGCGACGCACAGAGGACAGACCAGAGCAGGGTTGCCCTGTTAAAAACAAGGACGAATCCGAGGGCTGACGCCCTCCTTGTACGGTAGTGGCATCTAAAATCCCCTCCTGTGCTGGTTGCACTGTAGGAGGCACAGTGGTACCAGAACCGCTTGGTACAGCTACCTCCGGGGAAATAGTCTCTGATACCAACAGCCATAGATCACAATCGCTGGAGGTGTCCACAGGTGCTACTGGAACTGGTGGAGGGGAATCCCTAGGAGGAAGAAGAGGGCCTTGAACCTGTACTTGAGCCTTCAACATATTACGATGCACATGCTTGATCTTACCTAGGTCACTTACCGGGGCAACTGTATAAACAGCTCCTTCCCCAGGAGGGGTTCTCAGCACCTGATGGACTACCGAGCTCCAAACATCTTGGATCTTGTGGCGTCCCCGGGCACTATGGTCCCGGAGATAAACCAACTGACCCTCCTGTAGGGGGACCTCCCTAACTCGCTGATCATGCCGTTCCTTCCGGCGACCAGCAGCTACAAGCAACCGGTCACGAGCCCCTTCAAATGCCAATCTAAGCCTGGCCTGATGCTCAATCACCCAGTCTTGGACCTCCCCTGGTACCGGTTCCTGTACCTGACCTAGCAGGAAATCTACAGGGAGTCTAGGTTCCTGGCCAAACATTAGATAATAAGGAGACTCTCCAGTGCCCTGATGAGGAGTGGTGttataacaaaaaatgacctgtggCAAGTTGGATGCCCAGTCCTGCTTCCGGGAAGTTGGCAAAGTACGTAGAAGGTTGTGAAGTGTTCTATTGAAGCGCTCACACTGCCCATTACCAGCAGGATGATATGGGGTGGTCCGAGATCTTTCCACCCCATATAAATGGCAAAACTGCTGTATGAGAGCGCTCTCAAAGCTTCTACCCTGATCAGAGTGGATACGACCAGGGACGCCAAATTTATAAAACCATTCCCTCAGCAGAACCTGGGCCACTGTTGAAGCTCGCTGATCCCGAGTGGGGACTGCTATGGTGTATTTACTGAACACATCAGTCATTACAAGAACGTTTTCTAACCCATTACGGGATGGCTCCAACACAGTGAAGTCAATAGCCACAATCTCATTTGGCCTAGATGCCAGCAAATGGCCCATAAAACTATGGGGTACCGGTCCTGCGTCTTTGGCAACCTGACAACGCTCACACTCTCGGCACCACTGTTTGATGTCGGCGAACATCCCTGGCCAATAGCAACGCTGCCTTACCAGTTCAGAAGTTCGCTCAATACCCTGGTGGCCATGATCCTGGTGCAATTGTTTCAGTACCTCTGGCTTAAGAACTGCGGGTAGGAGGAGCTGGAAACTCTCCTCACCCCCGTCTGGCCGAAACACCCGGCGGTATAACACCCCGTCTCTTTCCACCAACCGGTCCCATTGGCGCAGCAGTGCCATGGCCGGTCTCGAGACCTGACGTTTTTCTGCAGAAGTGGGCTGAACCTGCTTCCGCCAAAACACCAAAACCTCTCTAAGGAGAGGATCTGCATCCTGCAAAGAATGGATGTCAACGGGTGAACTGCCTGGAAGCACAGAAACTAAAGCCTGGGTTGCGGGGACCACTGGGGAGGCCTGTTGGACTAGCTCCGGAACTGGGGTACCTGGTACATACTCTGTCACACTGGGACCTAACTGATACTGGCGAGACAGCGCATCTGCATTTTTATTACTACGGCCAGAACGAtactttatttcaaagtcaaaagcCGCCAGCTGTGCAGCCCATCGATGCTCCATTGCCCCCAGTTTTGCTGACTGGAGATAGCTCAGTGGATTGTTATCCGTATATACCACACACTTGTGTCCCAAGAGGTATTCACGGAACTTTTCTGTCATGGCCCATTTAAGGGCCAGAAATTCCAACTTCATGGAACTATAATTATCCATGTTGCGCTCAGGAGGCCGAAGACCTCGACTGGCATAGGCTACAGGCCGAACAGCACCGTCATGTTCTTGAGAGAGGACAGCCCCGAGACCACTGTAACTTGCATCAATCTCCAAAATAAAAGGGAGCGAAAAATCTGCATAGGCCAAGACTGGCGCGGAAACCAACCTTGCCTTCAAAGCCTCAAAACTCTGCTCACACTGAGCAGTCCAGGCCATCCCCAGAGCCTGTCCTGAACCCTTCTTGGTCTTGCTGCCCACAAGTGCAGCCACCAACTTATGCAGGGGCCCTGCTAGTTGAGCAAAACCCTCTACAAAACGCCTGTAGTAACTGGCAAATCCAAGAAAGGATCGCAGCTCTGATACCGTACGAGGACGCTGCCACTGTGCTACCGCCTCGATCTTAGCTGGATCAGTGGAGACACCCTTATTGGAGATCACATGCCCCAAATAGCCAACTTCCTGTTTGAAGAACACACATTTACTCAACTTGGCTTTCAGACCCTCCTTTTGAAGGCGTCCAAGTACCACTTCCAGTCGTTGAAGGTGCTGTGAAACAGAAGATGAGAAAACAATAATATCATCAAGGTAAAGGAGAAGTGACTGATACTGTTGATCCCCGAACATGCGCTGCATCAACCGCTGGAACGTACTTGGAGCATTGCAAAGTCCAAATGGCATCCTATTCCATTCGAAGAGGCCAAATGGtgtacaaaaagcagtttttggcTTGTCTTGTTCAGCCACTGGAACCTGGTTATACCCACTGGCCAGATCTAAAGTAGAGAACCAGCGGGCTCCAGAAAGTGCATCCAGGCTTTCCTCAATGCGAGGCAGAGGGAAGGCATCTTTGCGTGTCTTGCTATTAAGCAACCGGTAATCCACACACATGCGCAgacttccatcttttttttttacaagaacgaTTGGAGAGGCATAAGGACTACTACTCTCCCTTACTACCTGGGCCTCTAGAAGCTGGTCAATGTGAGCTTTCACCAGTTCATAGTCTGATGGAGGAATGCGTCTATGCCTCTGCCGTACTGGAATATTATCCAACAAAGGAATCTCATGTTCTATGAGGTTTGTACAGCCCAAGTCACCATCATGGGCTGAGAAGACTGAATTATACTTCTGTAGGAGGGACCTAACCACTCCCTGTTCTTGATTTGTCAAAGCTGACAAATCTACAGCCTCTACTCCGTTTGGTGCAGAGCTAGCAACTACCTGGGAGGATACAGTGGCAGTGGTGGACCGGACCTCAGTAATGCCTGTAGGTAAACTTACGACCTGTACCATGCTTAGAGAGCCAAGATGAGTATGTGGATGAAGAAAGACTTCTGCAATTCCGACATTAACTATCGGGACATAGACTGTGCCTCTATTGACCTGAACAAGACAGGGCGAAGCCAAGAGGCCTGCTGGCAGACCCACCTCCAATGGCTCAAAGAAAGCAGAACGCCCCAATGGTAATTCAGCACAAGTGCTGGCAACTAATTTCATCACGCCACCAGGTATACGCACTGCCCGGGTTCCTCTAACCTTAACGGTACCCATTGGGTCTCTAGGCACTTGGGCTGCAGACTGGTGGCACTGCTGCAAAGCTGCAACAACCGGGCTGGGAGCATGCGCCACTGAGGGCAACTGAAAAAAAGAAGAGCCATGTAACCCAAACAGTTCGTGGTAACATCGGCTAATAATATTCATCCCCAAAACACCAGGGACTGTAGAAGAAGCACCAGGGGGATCCTTCACAACCAGAATCCCACAACGAGGCATCACTTTATTGCACAGCAAAACCTCCAGCTCCAAATAACCTATATAAGGGATGTCAAGCCCGTTTGCTGCACGCAGCTGTAACCAGTGACAGGACTGAAGACGGTCATGGCCCCAAGGTTCAAACTGCTGCAAAAAGAAGCTCTCAGTCACGGTAGATACCATAGAACCAGTATCTAATAAGCAGGAAACAATAACACCACCAATTGAAACATCAATGACTGGACAGGATGATATTAATCTAGACACATTACCTGCCCTGGAGCCTAAAAATGCCCCCTCTGAACTGTGGCTCTGCAGCTCAGTGGGCTTCAGTTTTCCGGCTGAGACGGGCGAGATGGTTGGGCTGCATTCTGAGGCAGAGCCCTAGGAGGGGGACAAACACGTTCCCCGTCACACTCCCTCGCAAAGTGACCTGGCTGTTGGCATCGTCGACAAACTATGCGCCCCTGATAAGGACGACTAGGTCCAGAGGAAGTCTGCAGAGAAGCAACAGTTCGTGTTAACTGGTTAAGCTGCTCTTGCTGACGCTTCAGCATATCCTTCAACTCCCCTAATTCTGCTGGC contains the following coding sequences:
- the LOC125802533 gene encoding uncharacterized protein LOC125802533, which produces MVSTVTESFFLQQFEPWGHDRLQSCHWLQLRAANGLDIPYIGYLELEVLLCNKVMPRCGILVVKDPPGASSTVPGVLGMNIISRCYHELFGLHGSSFFQLPSVAHAPSPVVAALQQCHQSAAQVPRDPMGTVKVRGTRAVRIPGGVMKLVASTCAELPLGRSAFFEPLEVGLPAGLLASPCLVQVNRGTVYVPIVNVGIAEVFLHPHTHLGSLSMVQVVSLPTGITEVRSTTATVSSQVVASSAPNGVEAVDLSALTNQEQGVVRSLLQKYNSVFSAHDGDLGCTNLIEHEIPLLDNIPVRQRHRRIPPSDYELVKAHIDQLLEAQVVRESSSPYASPIVLVKKKDGSLRMCVDYRLLNSKTRKDAFPLPRIEESLDALSGARWFSTLDLASGYNQVPVAEQDKPKTAFCTPFGLFEWNRMPFGLCNAPSTFQRLMQRMFGDQQYQSLLLYLDDIIVFSSSVSQHLQRLEVVLGRLQKEGLKAKLSKCVFFKQEVGYLGHVISNKGVSTDPAKIEAVAQWQRPRTVSELRSFLGFASYYRRFVEGFAQLAGPLHKLVAALVGSKTKKGSGQALGMAWTAQCEQSFEALKARLVSAPVLAYADFSLPFILEIDASYSGLGAVLSQEHDGAVRPVAYASRGLRPPERNMDNYSSMKLEFLALKWAMTEKFREYLLGHKCVVYTDNNPLSYLQSAKLGAMEHRWAAQLAAFDFEIKYRSGRSNKNADALSRQYQLGPSVTEYVPGTPVPELVQQASPVVPATQALVSVLPGSSPVDIHSLQDADPLLREVLVFWRKQVQPTSAEKRQVSRPAMALLRQWDRLVERDGVLYRRVFRPDGGEESFQLLLPAVLKPEVLKQLHQDHGHQGIERTSELVRQRCYWPGMFADIKQWCRECERCQVAKDAGPVPHSFMGHLLASRPNEIVAIDFTVLEPSRNGLENVLVMTDVFSKYTIAVPTRDQRASTVAQVLLREWFYKFGVPGRIHSDQGRSFESALIQQFCHLYGVERSRTTPYHPAGNGQCERFNRTLHNLLRTLPTSRKQDWASNLPQVIFCYNTTPHQGTGESPYYLMFGQEPRLPVDFLLGQVQEPVPGEVQDWVIEHQARLRLAFEGARDRLLVAAGRRKERHDQRVREVPLQEGQLVYLRDHSARGRHKIQDVWSSVVHQVLRTPPGEGAVYTVAPVSDLGKIKHVHRNMLKAQVQVQGPLLPPRDSPPPVPVAPVDTSSDCDLWLLVSETISPEVAVPSGSGTTVPPTVQPAQEGILDATTVQGGRQPSDSSLFLTGQPCSGLSSVRRTARATAGQHSNIHRLPRSAGSVDNGVDEPSGLVNTQSALFRPWCWPPYVGVLDRSCGPKRRVRGCGMLFTFPPVTDSGNRFVLVAMDYFTKWPEAYAVPDQGAVTTADILVREFFCRFGVPEELHSDQGRNFESEVIAEVCRILGIHKTRTTPLHPQSDGLVERFNRTLAAQLAMVSDKNQRHWDRHLPVVLLACCSAVQETTGFTPALLMFGRELRT